The following nucleotide sequence is from Chloracidobacterium validum.
CCCGATTCCAGGCTTCGCGTATCGCGCTCGTCGCAACCGTGAGTATGGCGGTGACGCCATGCGCCTGCGCCAGATCGGTGAATCGGCGCAAGGTCGCTACTGCCGCTTTGATTTTTTCGTCTGTGAGGTGGTGCGTTTCAGTCAACCCTGCCGCTAGTCGAACGGTGTCTTTTTCGCGCTCGATAACACGCAGTCGCTCACCTGTCCGCGCTTCAGCGACAATGAGGTGAATTGAGTTAGAGCCAATGTCTATCGCGGCGACGCGGTGAATCGCTGGACCCGGCCTGGGTGAATGACTTTGACGGGCAGCCGCAGACAACGCTGAATTCCAAAAACACTAGATAAGGATAACTGTTGCTTCGGGAACGACGAAACCAAGCTACGACAAACGAGTGTGGCGAGGCTAGCAAAAAAAAAGCCGTGACTCAAGCAACTGACGCCGCCCAAAGACGGTGCGAAAGTGGGGCGATTCATCCTACTGACGCCGAACCAATCCGCTTGAACACCCAAGCCGTTTGGCAACCACTTTCGCCTTATGGAGGAATGCTAACCCATGTTTTCCCACCATTACCATTTTGGACAACGACTGGCCAGCGTTTTTTTTGCGCCAGCGCTGGCGCTGGCCTTCGTACAACCGGTCGCCGTTGCCCAGTCCCCAAAGCCGGCGCGTCCATCGCCGATGAAGCCCGCTGGCAACCAACCCGCAGTAAGCGTGCCTGAGCAAGCCACTGAGGAAAAAACCTGGACCAACGAAGAGCTTCAAGCCGATCCTGACATGGCACTCAAGGTTTTGATGGAAGGCAATGGCCGCTTTGCTGCGGGCAAAACTATCCACCCGCGCCAGGATATTGCGCGCATCCGTGAGACGGCCAAAGGGCAAAAGCCATTTGCCATTATTGTGGGCTGCTCTGATTCACGAGTTCCCAACGAGATCGTTTTTGACCAGGGCCTGGGTGACTTGTTTATTGTCCGAACGGCCGGTCAAGTCTCAACCTACTCTTCCTGGGGAAGCATCGAGTTTGCAGAGGAGGTCCTTGGGGCAAAGCTCATTTTCGTGCTGGGACACACCAAGTGCGGTGCCGTGCAGGCAGCCGTTCAGGTTCCCGAAGTCCCTGGGCACATCGTGACGCTCATCAATGACATCAAGCCAGCCGCCCAAAGGGTCAAGGGGCAGCCTGGGGATGAGGTTCAAAATGCCATTCGTGAAAATGTCCGCATGCAAGTCGAAAAGCTCAAAGGGCTTGAGCCGGTGCTGGCCAAGCGGGTTCGGGAAGGCAAGCTCAAGGTCGTCGGTGGCGTTTACGACATTGAGACCGGTCTTGTCACGCTCGTTGAATAGTTAGTCCAGTGGGTTGGCACGGCTGAAGACGATGCCAACCTTACCTCCACTCTTTACCTAGAAAACCAAGCATAGAGGAGTCACATGAACGCTACACAAGCCATGTTTCTGAGCTTGTTATCACCAATGGTGTTGGCTTTCATCCTTGGTGTCATTGCCACCCGTGTCAAAAGCGATCTGAAGTTCCCAGAGGAGTTATACACGGCACTGACAATCTACTTACTTGTCGCCATCGGGTTGAAAGGTGGTTACAAGCTCTCCATCAGCAACCTGGATGATTTTTGGCGGCCAGGGCTAGCTGCGATTGCGCTAGGCGTTGTGATACCAATCGTGGCTTACCACATCCTACGCCAGTTTGGAAAATTCGACATTTGGAATGCGGCTGCGATTGCCGCCCACTATGGTTCGGTTTCAGCCGTGACCTTTGGTGAAGCCATCGCTTTCCACGATACGCTCAAAGAAGAAGCGCTTCGGATGGCCATCGAAGCTGGTACGGTTGCGGCTGGAACTGCCGCGGATGCCCCGGCGGCGCTGGGACTCTACAAGGCTCAGGGGTTGAACTACGAAGGCTTCCTGCCCTCACTTCTGACCATCATGGAGGTTCCGGCCATCTTGGTCGCGATCATTATCGCCCGCTTGCAAGGGAAGGACGCGGCGCTGGCTTCGGATGACAACGCCACGATGGGCGACGTCCTGCGCGAGTTGCTGGCCGGAAAGAGTACCTTACTGCTCGTTGGCTTTCTGGTGATTGGTTACGCATCAGGCAAGCGTGGTTGGGATCAGGTCGCTCCGTGGTTTGATGCCCCATTTCGTGGGATACTGACCCTGTTTTTGCTTGAAGCCGGGCTGGTAACAGGACGCCGGTTAGGTGATTTGAAAAAGGTCGGAATGTTTTTGGTAGGGTTCGGCATCCTGATGCCGATTGCAAGCGCCCTGGCCGGTATCCTGACGGGCAAAGCGGCTGGGTTGACCATGGCTGGGGCGACAGTTCTAGGGGTTTTGGCTGCTAGCGCCTCTTACATTGCCGCACCTGCTGCCTGCCGAGTGGCACTGCCGAAAGCGAGTCCGACGTATTACCTGACCGCCTCGCTGGCGATTACGTTTCCGTTCAACATCATCATTGGGCTACCGCTCTATCACTTCCTTGCCGTCAAAATTTATGGACTCTAGGTCCTCAGGAGGAGCATCACGATGCAGAAGTCTGAGATGAAACTCGTGGTCATTATTGCTGAAGATGAGCTTGAGCCACGGCTGACAAAAGAAATTCTCAACTTGGGCGCGCGGGGGTATAGCGCCAGCCGAGTTCGTGGTGAGGGGTGGCATGGCGCGCGGAAGAGTGAGTGGGAAGGTGAGAACGTTCGGATTGAAACCATCGTCTCTGATCCCGTGGCCGACGCCATCCTGGCGCGGGTCGCCGAACGCTACATGCCTCACTTCGCCGTGGTGGTCTATGTGCAAAGCGTGAACATTCTGCGGGTGGAAAAGTTTACCTAGCGCAAAGCAATCAAGCCACTGTCAACCATCACAGCACGCTTTTCGGCGCACCTTTTGACTTGCTTTCCAACCGAAACTAGAATGATGAAAAGCTGGAAACTAACTAACTTTTCAATCCAATACTATTCTTTGGTTCAGAGAAAGCGATTGCATGGCGTCCAATGATCCCCGGAGTAGTTCCTCCGGGTCGCACATGATTCATGCGCCCTCAAATCGAGGTCGCATTGCCATCTTCATTGACGGCAACAACCTATTCCACGCCGCCCGCTCGGCCGGCGTCGAAATAGACTATGCCAAATTACTGACACACCTCCGGGGTGAGGATCCGCTTCTGAGGGCTTTTTTCTACACTGGTGTTGACCAGCAGGCCGAACGCCAGCAAGGCTTTTTGCTTTGGATGCGCCGGAATGGGTACCGGGTCGTGCAGAAAGAACTCAAGACCTTCCCCGACGGAACGAAGAAAGCTAACCTGGATGTTGAAATTGCTGTGGATATGCTGTCGCTGGCTGACAAGTACGACACGGCTATCCTCGTCAGTGGCGACGAAGATTTTACCTATGCCTTGAATGTCATTGCCTACAAGGGCGTAAGGGTTGAAGTCGCGGGTTTTCGGGCGAATACCTCACCACGGTTGATTGACGTTGCCGACCGCTTTCACGAGCTGGACGGCATCGTTGCCGATATTAGCAAGTCACCAAGCAAGCGCGACTCACAACAAACGGAAGCCCTGCGCCTCAGCGGAGAATGGTCGCTTACCCCAGACTTGCCCAGGGCTGAAACCGGACCTGAGCCCGGCAAGGAAGACGGTGGCTCGCACGATGGACAGGAACTGGACGCTCCGCTTGTCGAGCAACCAGACCAACCTTGTCCAGCGGTTGACGCGCCGGAGTTGCTGGCTAGTCTGCCTCAGTCACCAGCGGGCGACCCGGTGCCGAAACCTGAGTCACCCCTGATCACCGATGACAACGTCATTGTGGCCACGCTGCAATCAGGCGAGCATCCCATGATTCCAGATGAGACTTGGGAAGCTTCCGAGCTGGTAGAACAAGAAAGCGCGCCCGGTGGCAACGTGAGTCCTGACATAGGCGACCTACCCCCGTCGGAGCATCCCTAAAAGCACTCGCCACGGCTCGTTTCACTGTTGCCATCAAATTTCGGCTTTCAGTCTGGCAGTTGGGTTCCTGTAAGCACGAACGGGCCGAGGTGCGGACCGGGCTGGTTGAGGCAGGTTTCGAGCGCCAGTTTGAGCATTGGGCGAACATCTTCCGGCGCAAGAACTGCGTCACAGAAACCACGCGCGGCGGCAAACTTTGCATCGAGCTGGGCCTCATAGGTGGCCCGCACCTTGTCCATTTCGGATTGAAGGGCTGCATCGGGCGATTGTCCCGCTGCCTTGAGCTTTTCTAGTTGCGCTGAAAAAAGCGCCATGACGGCCGACTCACCTTCCATGACACCCATGCGTCCGGTGGGGAGCGAGAAAATAAAGTTTGGATCAAAACCCTGGCCAGCCATGGCGTAGTAGCCTGCGCCAGATGCGTGGTTGACTGTCAGCACCAGTTTCGGCACGGTAGCCGTTGCCATCGCCTCCACGAAGTGCGCACCGGCGCGAATGATCCCTGACTGCTCGGCCTCCACGCCGACCATAAAGCCCGATACGTCCTGCACAAACAGTAGTGGTCGGCGGTGGCGGTTGCACGTCTCGATGAAGTAAGCCGCTTTTTCGGCGCTTTCCCGGTAAACGATACCGCCAAAGCGCGGCGGCGCGGCGCCGGATGATTTGATGAGTCCGCGTCGGTTGGCAAGCAATCCGACTGGAATGCCTTCGATTCGCGCCTGAGCGCAAATCATCTCGCGGGCATGGTCGGGCTGAAACTCGTCAAAGGAATCAGCGTCGAGCAAGGTGTCAAGGAAGGCTTCGGCTTCGTAAGGTAAACGATGGTCAACCGGCAGAAGCTGATAGGCTTCGCGTGGGTCGCGCTGAGGTGGACGGGCTTCGCCAACAGCAACCACGCGCGGCGGGGGGGGTGGGAGTTCAGCCACCAGCCGCCGCAGCCGCGCCAGGCAGGCCCGATCATCCGGCTCACGATAATGGGCAACCCCTGAAACTTCGGTGTGCATCCGCGCTCCGCCCAAAGCCTCTGGATCGGAGCTTTGCCCGGTTGCTCCGCGCACAAGGTTGACGCCGCCCAGTCCCATAAAGCTCGTTCCCTCGACCATCACGATGACATCTGACAACGCCGGAAGATAAGCGCCACCGGCAATGCATTGACCCATGACCGCTGCCAGTTGGGGAATGCGCAAATGTCGTCGCATGAGCGAGTTGTAATAAAACAACCGCGCCGCGCCGTACTGTCCTGGAAAGACGCCACCCTGATAGGGCAAGTTTACCCCGGCAGAGTCCACGAGATAGACAATCGGCGTCCGGCAGCGCATGGCGATTTCCTGCGCCCGTAGCATTTTCGTGATGGTTTCAGGAAACCAGGCTCCGGCCTTGACGGTTGGATCATTGGCCACGACGACGATTTCCCGTCCATGGCAGCGGCCGATGCCGGTGACGACGCCGGCCGCCGGCGCTTGTCCATCGTACTGGTCGTAGGCGACGAGCAAACCGATTTCAAGGAACGGAGAATCGGGATCGAGCAAAGCGGCCACCCGCTCACGCGCTGTCAATCTGCCTTGCGCATGCAGGCGTTCGATTTTGGCTTCGCCGCCACCCAGCCGCAGCCGCGCCTCGAGTTCCCAAAGTTCCGCCGTCAGGGCTTCAAGCGTTTGAGACATGTTAGCTTAGCGGCACTCGCCGGCAATTTCGTGGTAGCGGTCATGGAGCTTGTTGAGCGCCTGCTTGATGGCTTCGTCATCGGCTTGTTGCGCCACGAGTTTTGCCACTTCGGCCGCCTCGCGTTCCAGCTTGGCCAGCAATGGACGCAGCTTGGCTGCTTCATAGCCTTTGGGCGGCTTTGAACGTGACCACAGCCGCGCTTTGCGCGCCATTTCGTCGGCGCGTTTGCGTACGGGGGCAAAGTCGCCATCTTCCATGGGGTGGAAGGTTCCAGCCAGGACGGAATGAAACTCTTCCTGAGCTTTCCAGGGGGCTTTGGGTTTTGGAGCCACGCCGGTTGTAGGTTCTTGCGCGTTGCCGCGCTCGGTCAGCGCCAATCCGGCGCCACCCAGCAGGAGCGTCAGTCCAACGAAGCCCGCCAGAGCGTTATGCATGCGAATCATGGTTCTATGACTCCTTGAGAAAAATATCCCTGACCGGCTTAGTCGGTTGTCTGCCGGGCCAGGTAGTTGAAAAACTGTTCGCGCCAGGCAACTTCCTGAAAGCAGCCACGCAGCACCGTGCTTTCCACGCGGCCGGTGGCGCGCGCGCCGCGCATTTCCATGCACATCTGCCGCGCAATCAGGCAAACCGCGATGCCACGTGGGTGACAGGCTCGCTCCAGCGCCGTGGCAACGTCAGCCGCGAGGCGTTCCTGGAGCTGCGGGCGGCGCGCCGCATAGTCGAGCAGCTTGGCCGGCGCGCCAATGCCAATGCCCAACGCATCAGGGACGTAGGCAATGTGCGCCACGCCAAAAAACGGCGTCAAATGGTGGGCGCACATCGAATGAAAAGATAGCTTACCGACTGCGACGAACTGTCCGGCGAGTTCCTGGGCCGGGAACGTTGAAATTTCCGGACAAGGCTGGTCCGCAATGAAGGGGGCGAAAAACTCCGCCCAGAAGTCCGTAACGTTTTCCGCTGTGTGTTCAAGATGCACGTCACGGTCAGGCGTCAGCCGAAGCGAGTTCAGGAGCTGCCGCATGGCGCGGGCCGCTGTCAGCAAGTCAGGTTCACGGATGATTTCAGGCTTGGTTTGCTCGTCGTCGTTCGGCATGCTATGTCCCACCCAGCGCGGATGGCAACGAACACGCTATCACAACTCTACTTCGTTGCGCTTGAATGATAACCATCATGAATCACGTTCGCATTGCTGATTTGGCAGCTTGTCTTGGACAAGAAATCACGATCAAAGGTTGGCTCTACAACGCACGGTCGAGTGGCAAGCTCTTGTTTCTCGAAGTTCGGGATGGCTCTGGCATCGTCCAGGCGGTGGTGGCTAAAAACGCCGTTTCTGAAGAAGTTTGGAATCAGGCGGCCGCGCTCACTCAGGAGTCTTCCGTGATGGTCACCGGGACGCCGCGTGAACATCCCAAGCGCCCCGGCGTGTATGAACTTGATGTAAGGGAGCTTGACATTGTTCAACTTGCGCACGATTACCCAATCACACCCAAAGAGCATGGCATTGAGTTCCTCATGGATCACCGTCACTTGTGGCTTCGCTCGAAACGGCAACATGCCATTTTGCGCGTTCGGCACGAAGTGATTCGGGCAGTGCGGGATTTCCTCGACAACGACGGGTTCATCTTGGCCGACACACCGGTTTTGACACCTGCGGCTTGTGAGGGGACAACGACGCTTTTTGAGTTGGATTACTTTGACGATGGCAAAGCGTACCTCACGCAATCGGGGCAGCTTTACAACGAAGCTACGGCTGCGGCATTTGGCAAGGTGTATTGCTTCGGGCCGACGTTTCGGGCCGAGAAATCCAAGACGCGCCGCCATCTGACCGAGTTCTGGATGGTTGAGCCAGAGGTTGCCTACGCCACGCTCGACGACATGATGACGCTGGCCGAGCGGTTTCTCAGCTTTATCGTGGCGCGCGTTTTGGAGCGCCGAAAAGAAGAACTCAAGTTGCTGGAGCGCGACGTGACGAAGCTGGAAGCCGTCACCCCGCCATTTCCCCGGCTGGCTTACGACGAAGCCGTAAAGATGCTGCGCGCGGCCCATGCGGAAGGCGCGCTCGATCACGACTTTGAATGGGGCGGCGATTTCGGCGCTCCCGATGAAACCTATTTGGCGCAGCAGTTTGACCGCCCGGTGATCGTCCATCGCTATCCGGCGCAGGTCAAGGCGTTCTACATGGAAGAAGACCCGGAGCGTCCAGAGGTTGCGCTGTGCCTGGATGTCCTTGCGCCTGAAGGTTATGGGGAAATCATCGGCGGCGGGCAGCGCATGCAGTCTTATGACAAGCTCGTGCAACGTATCGCCGACCATAACCTGCCGCGCGAAGCGTTTGAGTGGTATCTCGATTTACGCAAATACGGCTCGGTTCCGCACGCCGGTTTCGGCATGGGGATCGAGCGGTGTGTGGCGTGGTTGTGCGGGCTGGAACACGTCCGCGAGACCATCCCTTTTCCGCGCATGCTGTACCGGCTACGGCCCTAGTCCAACCATCGTCCCGAAACACGACCATGATGAGGCATACGATCACCCTGTGCTGGCTCACGCTTGTCTTCACCGGCTGGTTTACCGGCGCGGCCGTGGCGCAAGCGCCGACCAAAGCAGCAGACGCACCACCGCGGACGCCAACCGAAACCGTCCAGGCTTTTTACAGCTTGCTTCGGGAGCGCCGATTTGCCGAAGCTTTTGAGCTTCACGTATGCGGGCCGGCCGTCGCGAAGTTGACAGCGCAGCAGATGGCCGACCTCGAGCCGGAGTTTCTCAAGCTGAGTGGCGGCATTCCAGAGAAGTTGATGACGAGTGGCGAGACCGTCACCGGCGAGGATGCGACCGTGTTTGTCGTCATTCCTTCGGGTATCGTCGCCAACGGCAAGCCACAGACGACGACGGCTCCAATCGGACTGATTCTGAGCGAAGGGCGCTGGCTGATCGGAGACCGTGAAACCCAGGCGCTGGCCGTGGCGCATGGCGGCAACTTCTTCAAGCTCAGTGAGGAAGGCGTCTTTCTCACCATGGCCCAGAACGAAGACGCAATAGCGCGGTTGGTGACGCAGTTGATCGAAATCGAGCAAGTGTTTGCGCGCAACAACCGCGGGCAATATGGCACGCTGCCAGAACTCATCGCGCAGCGCGGACAGTTTCGAGAAGGCATTGCCAAAATACTGGAACTGTTACAAACCGGGGAAATCGTCGGGCACACGATTGAAATCGTCGTCACGCCAGATCGTCGGGACTATGCCATTTACGTCATTCCGAAACGGCACAACTATGACGGCCGCTATTCGTTCTATGCGGATCGAAACGGCGTGCGTTACCGCAACTACGGCGGCGCGCGCATCGAGAAAGACACGCCCGGCAACAAAACCCTCAACTAACCGACCCCGCGACGAACCCGCGCCAGGAGTCCTCACATGAGCCAGGATGCCCATCACATTGAAACATTGGCCGTTCACGCCGGTCGAACGCCTGATCCGACCACCGGGGCCGTGATGCCACCCATTCACTTGGCAACCAACTACGAGCGCGACGCGACCGGCGCCTGCCCACGCGGATTTGAATACACCCGCGAGGGCAACCCAAACCGGCGCGCGCTGGAAACCAGCCTGGCGCTGCTCGAAGGTGGTGCGGCGGCCGCCTGCTTTGCTTCGGGCAACGCGGCGGCGGCGGCGGTGTTTCAGGCGCTGACGCCCGCGCAGCACGTCGTGATTGCGCAGGATACCTACTACGGCACGGCTGTCCTGCTGAAAGACATCTTTGCGGACTGGTCACTGGAGGCAACCTTTGTGGACGCCACCCAGCCCGAAGCCATAGCCGCCGCCATGCGAACCAACACGGCACTGGTCTGGGTCGAGACGCCCTCGAATCCGCTACTGTCGGTCGTGGATCTTCCGCGCGCAGCCGAGATAGCCCATGCGCAGCAGGCACATCTGTTGGTCGAAAATACGCTGGGGACGCCGATTTTGCAGCGTCCGTTCGACTTCGGGGCCGACCTAGTCGTGCATTCAACGACGAAGTTTCTCGGCGGACACAGCGACCTTCTTGGGGGCGTCGTCATCACGAAGCGCCAAGATGCGTTTTTTGAACGAATTCGGCGGGTGCAAGTTGTGGGCGGAGCTGTTCCATCCCCATTTGACTGCTGGCTGTTGCAGCGCAGTTTGAAAACCCTGCCCTGTCGTGTCCGAACCCAATCGGAAACGGCGCTCAAGGTGGCGCGCTTTCTGGCAACGCATAAGCGCGTCGAGCGGGTGCTGTATCCCGGCTTGCCGGAACATCCGGGTTACTTGACGGCCAAACGGCAGATGAGTGGCTTTGGCGGCGTGCTGTCCTTCACGCTCAAGGAAGGGGATGCCGCCGCGAAGGCGCTACCGGCGCGGACGCGCATCTTTACCCACGCCACGAGCATTGGCGGCGTTGAAAGTCTGATTGAGCATCGGGCATCGGCCGAAGGCCCCGGCACGCGCGCGCCGCAAAACCTGGTTCGGTTGTCCATTGGCTTGGAACACCCGGATGATCTCATCGCCGACCTTGCGCAAGCCTTGGGAGACGTTCCCCACGCCGAGCCGAAGCCGGTATTTCCCGGCGGACGGCTGCTCCGTTCCCCAAAGGAACTGTGAAACCCAGGTGAGGTTGCAGGGGCAGACCACCGGTTACTTGTCCAGCAGCGCGACTTGAAGGCCTAGCTTGAGTTGGTGGGCAATGGCTTCCAGAAGTGTTTTCTTGTCTTTGGTACTACAGTGGGTCATCACGTAGTATCCCCCGCGCGCTCGCTGCGATGATCCATACTTTTTGTCTTTTTCCGTAGCGACAAGGGGAACCTTGCACACCTGAAGCCCAAGCTCTTTCACCTTGTCAGCGCCTATTTTCTCGATTGCTCTGACAAATGACTCGGCTGCTTCGGGGCCGTCAAAGCAGGTTCCATCGGGAAACGTGATGGAGAGTCGGCGATGAGGGGCTTTGGATGGCTTGCCTTGGGCGTGATTTTGACGGGCACGCTGGCGCAGCGCTTGGTCGAAATCTCGAAGCCATTCTTTCTTGAGTTGTTCGACCTTCTTCTGAAACGCTACAAGGGATTTGCAAAGACGGCTAAGTTTTTCGACCTGCTCGAAATTCTTCTGATCCGAGGCCAGCTTGATTTCGCCAGTGAGATCGCCGATGGCGCTATCCACTTCCTCGGACATCAATTCAAAAGCCGCCAAGATGCCTCTTGGCACGTCTGGTTTTTCTGTCATCTTGGATCAGGCAGGTCATGAGAACCATTACCGAGCGGTGCTGGCCGTCCGTGCGGCGGCGCTTTCCGTCACCACGGCGTCTTCGCACAGCGACGGTGACATTTCCGAACCCAGCGCCAACGGCAAAGCCCCGCCGCTATCAGCGGCGACCATCGAGATGATTTCTTCCTGGAGCGTTCGTAGGCTATGCGGCGAACCCCGCTCCAGAATGGCGAAGAACAACAGTCCGCGCTTCTGCGTGTAGAGAATTCCGGCCAGGGCGCTCGTGGATGAAAGCGTTCCGGTTTTGCCGATGACCGTGCCCACCAAGTCAGGACTGGTGAAGCGCCGGTGCAGCGTGCCGGTGTCTATTCCGGCAATGGGCAGCAGTTCGCCCAGTGAAAGCTTTCGCTTTTCGAGCCAGTTCACCGCGTAGCGCATGACTTTGACCGTGGCACGTGGCGTGACGGCGTTTTGGCCAAGCCCGGAGGTGGTTTGCAGATAGACTTCCTGCGGAGCAAGACCGACTTTCTCGATGAGGTACTGCCGCACGCCCGCCGGGCCGCCGACGCGCGCGCCGACAACGTGCGTCATTTCATTGTTGCTGTAGGCATTGATGGACTTGAGAATCTTCAGCAACGGCGAGGAACGATACTCTATCAACGGATAACGTGGCGTCGTGTAGTCATCCACGATGGCGTTGCCGGGCGAGATGGTGATGCCCTGATAGGTCGGCAGGTGGCTGAAGGCCTTGACGCCGCGCACGGCGTTCCAGACGGCCTCGGTTTTGGGTGTCCAGCGTGTCCGGTCGAGCGTGGAAAGAATTTCACGTCCGATCACCACCGGCTGCGACCGCATGTTGAGCAGGACACCGGCGCCAATCCGAATGTTGCCCTGGATGTTGCGGACACCCATTTCACGCAGCCGCTCCCCGATGAGGAACAAGCTTTCCGTGGCAAATGACGGATCGTATTCACCACTGATGACCAGATCGCCCATCAGCGTCCCGGTGTTCCAGTCCATCGTGCCGGTGTAGCCAACTCGGGTTGGATAGCGATAGTTCACGCCCAGGGCTTCGAGCGCCGCCAGTGAGGTCATGACCTTGGTGACCGACGCCGGGTTGTACATCATTCCGTCATTGAGGCTCAGCACCGGCGAGCCATCGAGTGCCTCGAAATAGATGCCGTGCGACTGCACCGAGCGGGAAAAGCTCAGTAACCGTGCCGTCACCATGTCCGGCAACGTCAACGGACCCGGCAATGGTTGAACCTCCTCGACCGGCGCCGCCGGGCCGCTCACCTGACCACGCGCCGCGTGCATGGCTGGGGCTGGCCGCAAGTCATCATTGGAGATGACACGCGGGCGCTGTTGCGCCACCAGGGGGGCGGTGAGTAAGCAGCAGGCGCTCCATACGGCGAGCGTCATCCGAATCGGGTACTTCATGGTGAAGCGCTCCTCTCGAGGCATGAGTTTGAGAGTGATGTGAAGACGGTTGTTCCCTGGGTTGCCGCTTGGCAAGCGCGTTTTATGTTAGCGCTGTGTGCCGCCGACTGTCATCTCCGAAATTTTGATGGTTGGCATCCCAACGCCGACCGGTACGCTTTGGCCGTCTTTGCCACAGGTGCCAACCCCTAAATCAAGTTCCAGGTCGCACCCAACGGCCGTAACCTTGGTCAAGGCTTCCGGTCCGTGACCGATGAGCGTCGCATCCTTGACCGGTGCTGTGATGCGGCCGTCTTCAATCAGGTAGGCTTCGCTGGCCGAGAAAACAAACTTGCCACTGGTGATGTCCACCTGACCACCGCCAAACTGCACCGCGTAAAGCCCACGCTTCACACTGCGCACGATGTCTTCCGGCGCTTCCGTCCCGGCCAGCATGTAGGTGTTCGTCATGCGGGGCATCGGAATATGGCGATAGCTTTCGCGCCGTCCGTTGCCGGTGCGCGGCACGCCCAGGAGCCGGGCGTTGAGGTAATCGTTGATATAGCCGCGCAGGATGCCCTTTTCAATCAGCACGGTGCGGGAAGTCGGATGACCTTCGTCGTCCACGTTGAGCGAGCCACGCCTGCCGGGCAGTGTCCCGTCGTCCACAATCGTACATGCCTCGCTGGCGACACGCTGCCCGATGAGGTCTGAGAAAGCCGACGTTTTCTTGCGGTTGAAGTCGGCTTCCAGCCCGTGGCCGATGGCTTCGTGCAGCAGGATGCCGGGCCAGCCGTGGCCAAGCACGACTTCCATCGGGCCGGCCGGCGCGTCCACGGCGTCGAACTGCAAGATGGCCAGCCGGACGGCTTCGCGTGCCAGAGCCTCCGGCCCTAGCTCTCCTTCGGTGAACATCCCGAAGCCCCGTCTTCCGCCGCCCCCGGCGCGACCGGCGCGCAGGTCGCCGTCCTGGTCGGCAATGCACATCACGCCAATGCGCGCCAGCGGCTGCATATCACCGGTCAGGACGCCGTCGCTGGTGGCGACCATGACGGCTTTCCACTCGTCGGCCAGGCTGACCTGAACTTTTTGAATTCGGCGGTCGGCCGCGTAGCAGCGTTCATCAATGTCTCTCAGCAGCTCGATTTTGCGTTCGATGGAAACCTCGCCGACAGGTTCCACGGGCGGATACAGGTCATGCGCCGCAGCGCGCGCCGTCACGGCAACCGGACTGGCCGACTTCGCCGCGTCACGGGCAATGCACGCTGCCGTCCGCGCCGCCTGGCGGATGCTCTCCCGCGAAATGTCATCCGTGTAAGCGTAGCCGGTCTTTTCACCGACGATGACGCGCACGCCAACCCCCTGCGCGACCGACCGGTTCGCTGCCTTGATCAGGTGTTCTTCAAGATTGAGTGAGTTGGTGCGGCAGTATTCAAAGTACAGATCGGCGTAATCGCCGCCGTCCGCCAG
It contains:
- a CDS encoding LabA-like NYN domain-containing protein; protein product: MASNDPRSSSSGSHMIHAPSNRGRIAIFIDGNNLFHAARSAGVEIDYAKLLTHLRGEDPLLRAFFYTGVDQQAERQQGFLLWMRRNGYRVVQKELKTFPDGTKKANLDVEIAVDMLSLADKYDTAILVSGDEDFTYALNVIAYKGVRVEVAGFRANTSPRLIDVADRFHELDGIVADISKSPSKRDSQQTEALRLSGEWSLTPDLPRAETGPEPGKEDGGSHDGQELDAPLVEQPDQPCPAVDAPELLASLPQSPAGDPVPKPESPLITDDNVIVATLQSGEHPMIPDETWEASELVEQESAPGGNVSPDIGDLPPSEHP
- a CDS encoding carbonic anhydrase, which gives rise to MFSHHYHFGQRLASVFFAPALALAFVQPVAVAQSPKPARPSPMKPAGNQPAVSVPEQATEEKTWTNEELQADPDMALKVLMEGNGRFAAGKTIHPRQDIARIRETAKGQKPFAIIVGCSDSRVPNEIVFDQGLGDLFIVRTAGQVSTYSSWGSIEFAEEVLGAKLIFVLGHTKCGAVQAAVQVPEVPGHIVTLINDIKPAAQRVKGQPGDEVQNAIRENVRMQVEKLKGLEPVLAKRVREGKLKVVGGVYDIETGLVTLVE
- the folE gene encoding GTP cyclohydrolase I; amino-acid sequence: MPNDDEQTKPEIIREPDLLTAARAMRQLLNSLRLTPDRDVHLEHTAENVTDFWAEFFAPFIADQPCPEISTFPAQELAGQFVAVGKLSFHSMCAHHLTPFFGVAHIAYVPDALGIGIGAPAKLLDYAARRPQLQERLAADVATALERACHPRGIAVCLIARQMCMEMRGARATGRVESTVLRGCFQEVAWREQFFNYLARQTTD
- a CDS encoding sodium-dependent bicarbonate transport family permease, which encodes MNATQAMFLSLLSPMVLAFILGVIATRVKSDLKFPEELYTALTIYLLVAIGLKGGYKLSISNLDDFWRPGLAAIALGVVIPIVAYHILRQFGKFDIWNAAAIAAHYGSVSAVTFGEAIAFHDTLKEEALRMAIEAGTVAAGTAADAPAALGLYKAQGLNYEGFLPSLLTIMEVPAILVAIIIARLQGKDAALASDDNATMGDVLRELLAGKSTLLLVGFLVIGYASGKRGWDQVAPWFDAPFRGILTLFLLEAGLVTGRRLGDLKKVGMFLVGFGILMPIASALAGILTGKAAGLTMAGATVLGVLAASASYIAAPAACRVALPKASPTYYLTASLAITFPFNIIIGLPLYHFLAVKIYGL
- a CDS encoding P-II family nitrogen regulator, whose amino-acid sequence is MQKSEMKLVVIIAEDELEPRLTKEILNLGARGYSASRVRGEGWHGARKSEWEGENVRIETIVSDPVADAILARVAERYMPHFAVVVYVQSVNILRVEKFT
- a CDS encoding acyl-CoA carboxylase subunit beta; this translates as MSQTLEALTAELWELEARLRLGGGEAKIERLHAQGRLTARERVAALLDPDSPFLEIGLLVAYDQYDGQAPAAGVVTGIGRCHGREIVVVANDPTVKAGAWFPETITKMLRAQEIAMRCRTPIVYLVDSAGVNLPYQGGVFPGQYGAARLFYYNSLMRRHLRIPQLAAVMGQCIAGGAYLPALSDVIVMVEGTSFMGLGGVNLVRGATGQSSDPEALGGARMHTEVSGVAHYREPDDRACLARLRRLVAELPPPPPRVVAVGEARPPQRDPREAYQLLPVDHRLPYEAEAFLDTLLDADSFDEFQPDHAREMICAQARIEGIPVGLLANRRGLIKSSGAAPPRFGGIVYRESAEKAAYFIETCNRHRRPLLFVQDVSGFMVGVEAEQSGIIRAGAHFVEAMATATVPKLVLTVNHASGAGYYAMAGQGFDPNFIFSLPTGRMGVMEGESAVMALFSAQLEKLKAAGQSPDAALQSEMDKVRATYEAQLDAKFAAARGFCDAVLAPEDVRPMLKLALETCLNQPGPHLGPFVLTGTQLPD